The Methanoregula boonei 6A8 genome has a window encoding:
- a CDS encoding transposase: MALAQTVIMPHLKLKTHHNCRFTQYDYFKVLAYAATQHCCAEGSGNDLKFSSDVASPTGEALLHHLKKFGITELRQSSQRAIDEIIRMAKSRGLLKGPVNVAIDYTDNPYYGNRRDPMVIGANPERGTDRVFRYATLTIIEKQCRLTIRAIPVYVGLKKHEVVADLISFANERIEIGVVCMDRGFFSAEVFALLDSMGINYLTPAVMTPRIIWSMRAQEPPKIIPITIGGYKGSKKVSTNMVIVLDEDMDRMTYVTNMELDRMHTRKLNKLYAMRWGIETAYRVTKGFRPKTTSKNYAVRLFYFLFSVCLYNLWEYLAMVLSAAKKDRKGISSITASLFGTILVHGFERCGTGPPIDDMKSSMRAVMDF; the protein is encoded by the coding sequence ATGGCCCTAGCACAAACGGTCATCATGCCCCATCTCAAACTCAAAACCCATCATAACTGCCGGTTCACACAATACGACTATTTCAAGGTCCTCGCGTATGCGGCAACGCAGCATTGCTGTGCAGAAGGCAGCGGAAACGACCTGAAATTCAGTTCTGATGTAGCGAGCCCGACCGGCGAAGCACTCCTCCATCACCTGAAAAAATTCGGGATCACCGAACTACGCCAGTCCTCTCAGAGAGCAATAGATGAGATCATCCGGATGGCAAAGAGCCGCGGGCTTCTAAAAGGGCCGGTAAATGTTGCCATCGATTATACGGATAATCCGTATTACGGAAACCGGCGCGATCCTATGGTGATCGGGGCAAATCCGGAACGAGGTACTGACAGAGTATTTCGCTATGCTACTCTGACCATCATCGAAAAGCAGTGCCGCCTGACCATCAGGGCAATACCGGTGTATGTCGGTTTAAAAAAGCACGAGGTGGTTGCGGATCTCATTTCCTTTGCAAACGAGAGGATCGAGATTGGTGTAGTGTGCATGGACCGGGGATTTTTTAGTGCCGAGGTTTTTGCACTGTTGGATTCTATGGGGATCAACTACCTGACTCCTGCAGTGATGACTCCGCGAATAATATGGTCCATGCGAGCTCAGGAGCCGCCAAAAATTATCCCCATTACTATTGGAGGTTATAAAGGCAGCAAAAAGGTTTCAACAAATATGGTCATCGTTCTCGATGAGGACATGGACCGGATGACCTATGTAACCAACATGGAACTTGACCGGATGCACACGAGGAAATTGAATAAACTGTATGCCATGAGATGGGGGATCGAAACGGCGTACCGGGTGACAAAGGGATTCCGGCCGAAAACGACATCCAAAAATTACGCTGTCCGGCTTTTCTATTTCCTGTTCTCCGTCTGTCTCTACAACCTATGGGAGTATCTGGCAATGGTGTTGTCTGCCGCTAAGAAAGACAGGAAAGGTATCTCATCCATAACAGCATCCCTGTTTGGAACAATATTGGTGCACGGTTTTGAGCGATGTGGTACTGGGCCACCCATTGATGATATGAAATCCTCAATGCGCGCGGTTATGGATTTTTAG
- a CDS encoding succinate--CoA ligase subunit beta: protein MKLLEYEAKQLFSEEGIRVPKGILVGKHEEILLHMDAIPAKVAVKAQVDVGGRGKAGGVLMADRDTVIETARKLFNTTIKGLPVQRILIEERLEIRHEYYVSITIDRTKKQPVILFAETGGIDIEETAKTDKKAIRSISFCPLLADVPGFLLRELCGDAPVEIQATVNRLYHVFCHKDALLAEINPLVTTPAGVYAADAKLIIDDNSLARQGIVLNRDLTEREREAEKHGFSYVELQGNIGVIGNGAGLTMATLDLIEYYGGRAADFLDVGGGADSERVMHAVRLVSGVPTVKVIVVNLLGGITRCDEVARGIIASGVPEPVIVRIAGTNAEEGRKLLAEKGYEMLDTMDLVVKKAVEVAS from the coding sequence ATGAAACTACTGGAATACGAGGCAAAGCAGCTCTTTTCTGAAGAAGGGATCAGGGTGCCAAAAGGCATCCTTGTGGGTAAGCACGAGGAGATCCTTCTCCACATGGATGCCATTCCGGCGAAGGTCGCAGTCAAGGCACAGGTGGATGTCGGCGGCAGGGGAAAGGCCGGGGGCGTCCTGATGGCCGACCGCGACACGGTCATCGAGACGGCAAGGAAACTCTTCAACACCACCATCAAGGGTCTGCCGGTGCAGCGGATCCTGATTGAAGAGCGCCTGGAGATCCGGCACGAGTACTATGTGAGCATCACCATAGACCGGACCAAAAAACAGCCGGTGATCCTTTTTGCAGAGACCGGCGGGATCGATATCGAGGAGACCGCGAAAACCGACAAAAAAGCGATCCGCTCGATCAGTTTCTGCCCGCTTCTTGCCGATGTGCCGGGATTTCTCCTCCGCGAGCTCTGCGGCGATGCCCCGGTTGAGATCCAGGCAACGGTGAACCGGCTGTACCACGTCTTCTGCCACAAAGACGCCCTCCTTGCCGAGATAAACCCGCTGGTGACTACTCCCGCCGGAGTGTACGCGGCCGATGCAAAACTCATTATCGATGACAACAGCCTCGCCCGCCAGGGGATCGTGCTCAACCGGGACCTCACCGAACGGGAACGGGAGGCGGAGAAACACGGGTTTTCGTACGTGGAGCTCCAGGGGAATATCGGCGTTATCGGGAACGGCGCCGGCCTGACCATGGCAACGCTCGACCTCATCGAATACTATGGCGGACGTGCAGCGGATTTCCTTGACGTTGGCGGGGGAGCAGACAGCGAACGGGTAATGCACGCTGTCCGGCTGGTGTCCGGGGTACCTACGGTAAAAGTGATTGTGGTCAACCTCCTTGGCGGGATCACCCGCTGCGATGAGGTGGCCCGGGGGATTATTGCTTCAGGGGTACCTGAACCGGTTATTGTGCGGATTGCCGGGACCAATGCCGAAGAGGGCAGGAAGCTCCTTGCCGAGAAAGGCTACGAGATGCTCGATACCATGGATCTTGTCGTGAAAAAAGCCGTGGAGGTTGCATCATGA
- a CDS encoding helix-turn-helix domain-containing protein, producing MAIKGIIGNVVMTTDTQFLSTKEVAVILGVHQKTVHIWLRTGRLAGTKISYRAWRISRAALDEFIEKNSNIPQKKGHSASDNAASQSRSQSTNESIPTPTDGNIPEAKMKHYIREIMGETNTPPDNV from the coding sequence ATGGCAATAAAGGGAATCATTGGTAATGTAGTTATGACCACAGATACACAGTTTCTGAGTACGAAAGAGGTGGCGGTGATCCTTGGTGTCCACCAGAAAACCGTCCATATCTGGCTCCGTACCGGAAGGCTTGCAGGAACAAAAATATCCTATCGTGCCTGGCGGATCTCCCGGGCCGCACTGGATGAGTTTATCGAAAAGAACAGCAATATTCCACAAAAGAAAGGACACTCGGCATCCGACAACGCTGCCAGTCAATCCCGCTCCCAAAGCACAAATGAAAGCATACCCACCCCAACAGATGGCAATATCCCTGAGGCCAAGATGAAACATTATATCCGGGAAATAATGGGGGAAACAAACACTCCCCCAGACAACGTATAG
- a CDS encoding recombinase family protein, whose protein sequence is MIKIGYVRVSRDDQNADNQIKLLLDERLSRENIYVDHISGISTMQDREGFSRMIQFIRDHPNEPITLYVFEISRLGRSFLDTLNMVRSLEESGTRVWSLSPAESWSRIDDKKLRDLMLSIFSWVADRERENLIERTKLGIARAKAEGVVLGRPKRTIPWKRVRELQEKKIPLAAISRILDIPYTTLYRHNSNKEKKENSD, encoded by the coding sequence ATGATAAAAATTGGCTATGTCCGTGTGTCCCGGGATGATCAGAATGCTGATAATCAGATCAAGCTACTCCTTGACGAGAGGCTTTCACGCGAAAACATCTACGTGGATCACATCTCTGGTATTTCCACTATGCAGGACCGCGAGGGATTTTCCAGGATGATTCAGTTTATCAGGGACCATCCAAATGAACCGATTACACTCTATGTATTCGAGATCTCCCGTCTCGGACGATCATTTCTGGATACACTCAATATGGTCCGCAGTCTTGAAGAGTCCGGTACCCGGGTATGGTCCCTTTCTCCTGCTGAATCATGGAGCAGGATTGACGACAAGAAACTCCGGGACCTGATGCTCTCGATCTTTTCGTGGGTAGCAGATCGGGAACGCGAGAACCTGATCGAACGTACCAAGCTGGGGATTGCCCGGGCAAAAGCGGAGGGTGTAGTGCTGGGCAGGCCAAAACGGACGATTCCCTGGAAACGCGTGAGAGAGTTACAAGAAAAAAAGATCCCTCTTGCAGCAATCTCCCGGATTCTGGATATCCCCTATACAACACTGTACCGGCATAATTCAAACAAAGAGAAAAAAGAAAACTCTGATTGA
- the xerA gene encoding site-specific tyrosine recombinase/integron integrase, which translates to MGSGYFSDWLKSYRNYLRMRNYSSRTLDSYEQVIRHFGYYVWLRRHTEVTKLVFFWKDLENARLDTSVDVPPSMITDFLSFVSTMRTYKPKTFHRIISTLSSFYRFLSVQGAVVANPLAGIERPRIKQQEVKYLKHNQVLRLIDSIEDPRDKLIVRTIYSTGVRVSELCNMNVEDIDFDEHTIRIRGKGDKIRIVFVDDETLAGIQKFVGNRIAGPLFIGQQGKHISPRAIQHIFKHYAPAGITPHKIRHSYASELYRRSKNLRVVQENLGHTSIKTTEVYLHTDIDERRQVYQQFFPLSSDNESS; encoded by the coding sequence ATGGGGAGCGGGTATTTTTCTGACTGGCTCAAAAGCTACCGGAATTACCTGCGTATGCGCAACTATTCCTCCCGAACCCTGGACAGCTACGAACAGGTCATCCGGCATTTTGGATATTATGTCTGGCTCCGCCGGCATACTGAAGTGACTAAACTTGTCTTCTTCTGGAAAGATCTGGAAAATGCCCGGCTTGACACCAGCGTTGATGTCCCGCCGTCCATGATCACGGATTTTCTCTCGTTTGTCTCGACCATGCGCACGTATAAACCCAAGACCTTTCACCGGATCATCTCCACCCTCAGCTCCTTTTACCGTTTCCTCTCGGTTCAGGGGGCAGTAGTTGCAAATCCGTTGGCAGGAATTGAACGCCCGCGAATCAAGCAGCAGGAGGTAAAATATCTCAAGCATAATCAGGTGCTCCGTCTGATCGATTCGATTGAGGATCCCAGGGACAAACTGATTGTCAGGACCATCTATTCCACGGGTGTCCGGGTCTCCGAACTCTGCAATATGAATGTGGAAGATATCGATTTCGACGAGCATACCATTCGGATCCGGGGGAAGGGCGACAAGATCCGGATTGTCTTTGTTGACGATGAGACCCTTGCCGGTATTCAAAAATTTGTGGGCAACCGTATTGCAGGTCCCCTTTTTATCGGGCAGCAGGGCAAGCATATCTCGCCAAGGGCAATCCAGCATATTTTCAAACATTATGCCCCGGCCGGTATCACTCCCCATAAGATCCGCCATAGCTATGCAAGTGAACTGTACCGCCGGTCCAAGAACCTCCGGGTAGTACAGGAGAACCTGGGCCACACCTCCATCAAGACAACAGAGGTATACCTGCACACCGATATCGATGAACGTCGCCAGGTGTACCAGCAGTTTTTCCCGCTTTCGAGCGATAATGAATCCTCGTGA
- the glmM gene encoding phosphoglucosamine mutase has protein sequence MAAEKIQKQLFGTNGVRGIAGTEITPDLALAIGKVLGTMRPGRIAVGRDTRTTGPALANALKAGLLATGCRVIDCGVLPTPALQYIIKEHYDGGAMITASHNPPEYNGVKIIEPDGTEMGDEETVRLEHLLSKNSTPVKLWSEVGTETAAPNLIEEYVEAVVRHFTGKPGSGMTVIVDPGSGPACQTTPAILQALGCRVLTINGVMDGTFPGRLPEPSPEGLANLAALVKANNAAFGVAHDGDADRAVFVDNKGNFVEENHEFALIAQYICRNAKGAIVTPVSTSQLVEQVANAEGCTVQYTPVGSIYVARKMRELIDSGISVVFGGEGNGGLIFPDHQFCRDGGMTAASMVFLLSLSNQNLSTLIEHLPKRQMIKEKLATPHGVELIKRLGEQYSGESIDYTDGLKINRPDSWVLIRASGTEPLVRIMVDADESATAIALLAEIKKSVLENLEVLSHTH, from the coding sequence ATGGCAGCAGAAAAAATACAGAAACAGTTGTTCGGGACAAATGGCGTGCGGGGGATAGCAGGAACAGAAATTACTCCGGATCTAGCACTTGCCATCGGAAAGGTACTCGGAACAATGAGACCAGGCAGGATCGCTGTCGGCCGGGACACGCGCACTACCGGGCCTGCACTTGCCAATGCATTAAAGGCCGGCCTTCTTGCCACCGGTTGCAGGGTGATAGATTGTGGTGTACTCCCCACACCAGCCCTTCAATATATCATAAAAGAACACTATGACGGAGGAGCAATGATCACTGCCTCCCACAATCCCCCGGAATATAACGGGGTAAAAATTATCGAACCCGACGGAACCGAGATGGGGGATGAAGAAACTGTCAGGCTTGAACATCTGCTCTCAAAGAATTCAACACCAGTTAAACTCTGGAGCGAAGTCGGAACAGAAACAGCAGCACCAAACCTGATTGAAGAATATGTAGAAGCGGTTGTCAGGCATTTCACGGGAAAACCCGGGAGTGGGATGACCGTCATCGTGGATCCCGGATCCGGTCCTGCCTGCCAGACCACCCCTGCAATCCTACAAGCCCTGGGATGCAGGGTTCTTACCATTAATGGTGTTATGGACGGAACCTTCCCCGGGCGCCTGCCGGAACCATCACCGGAAGGTCTTGCAAATCTGGCTGCGCTGGTGAAGGCAAACAATGCTGCCTTTGGTGTTGCCCACGATGGCGATGCCGATCGAGCCGTTTTTGTAGATAACAAAGGAAATTTCGTCGAAGAAAATCACGAATTCGCCCTTATTGCACAATATATATGTAGGAATGCAAAGGGTGCCATCGTTACACCGGTCAGTACATCGCAGCTGGTTGAACAGGTAGCCAATGCCGAAGGATGCACCGTTCAGTACACCCCTGTGGGTAGCATTTACGTTGCCCGAAAGATGCGGGAGCTCATTGATTCCGGGATTTCCGTTGTTTTCGGTGGGGAAGGCAATGGTGGACTAATCTTTCCCGATCACCAGTTCTGCCGGGACGGGGGGATGACTGCAGCTTCCATGGTTTTTCTTCTTTCCCTATCGAATCAGAATCTTTCCACACTCATTGAACATCTGCCAAAACGGCAGATGATAAAGGAAAAGTTGGCAACCCCACATGGGGTAGAGCTTATCAAAAGGCTCGGGGAGCAGTACTCAGGGGAATCTATAGATTATACTGACGGTCTCAAGATCAATAGGCCTGATTCTTGGGTATTGATCCGGGCTTCGGGCACAGAGCCACTTGTCCGCATCATGGTTGATGCCGATGAAAGTGCAACAGCTATTGCCCTGCTTGCAGAAATTAAAAAATCTGTACTGGAAAATCTTGAAGTATTATCTCATACTCATTAA
- the sucD gene encoding succinate--CoA ligase subunit alpha, with product MIYGDKKTGIIVTGATGKQGDYHIGLMNEYARQVGGRGVVAGVTPKKAGQSVHGVPVYDTVKDALKEHDATASVIFVPAKAAGDSIMEVADAGLELAVVITEHIPVHDTMKAIAYAEMEGCRVIGPNCPGLLSPGEVKMGIMPASLFSRGHVGVISRSGTLTYEVVDELTRAGIGQSTVIGIGGDPVIGQTFENALAQFAEDKETKAVVLIGEVGGNLEAEGARNTDVPLVAYIAGISAPPDKRMGHAGAIVEGGESDARSKIAKLKKMNIPVASRPSEIPDLIRDLFRCHC from the coding sequence ATGATCTACGGTGACAAAAAGACCGGTATCATTGTCACCGGGGCAACCGGCAAGCAGGGCGATTATCATATCGGCCTGATGAACGAGTACGCGCGGCAGGTCGGGGGTCGTGGGGTCGTTGCCGGTGTCACGCCCAAAAAAGCCGGCCAGTCCGTACACGGTGTGCCGGTCTACGATACCGTAAAAGATGCACTCAAAGAACATGATGCAACGGCAAGCGTCATCTTTGTCCCCGCAAAAGCGGCCGGGGACTCCATTATGGAAGTTGCCGACGCCGGGTTAGAGCTTGCGGTTGTCATCACCGAGCACATCCCGGTCCACGACACCATGAAGGCGATTGCCTATGCAGAGATGGAAGGCTGCAGGGTGATCGGCCCCAACTGCCCGGGCCTCCTCTCGCCCGGGGAGGTAAAGATGGGGATCATGCCGGCAAGCCTCTTCTCCCGCGGCCATGTGGGGGTCATCTCCCGGAGCGGGACACTCACATACGAGGTTGTCGATGAACTGACCCGGGCCGGGATCGGACAGAGTACGGTAATTGGGATCGGTGGCGATCCGGTCATCGGTCAGACCTTTGAAAACGCTCTTGCGCAGTTTGCGGAGGACAAGGAGACAAAAGCAGTTGTCCTGATCGGAGAGGTCGGAGGCAACCTTGAAGCAGAAGGAGCAAGAAACACCGATGTGCCCCTTGTAGCCTATATTGCAGGAATTTCTGCACCGCCGGACAAAAGGATGGGCCATGCGGGGGCGATTGTGGAAGGCGGGGAGAGCGATGCCCGGTCAAAGATTGCAAAACTCAAAAAAATGAATATCCCGGTGGCATCCCGGCCTTCGGAAATTCCCGATCTGATCCGGGACCTGTTCCGGTGCCACTGTTAA
- a CDS encoding 2-oxoacid:acceptor oxidoreductase family protein encodes MRREVRFSGFGGQGIILSAVILGRAAVMYDHKFAVQTQVYGPEARGGASMSAVIIDDEEILYPKVADPDIFVIMSQEGFEKYGAAARKDAIMILDSSLIHSRPDCTFHEIPAAEEAKKTLGRDIVANIVMLGALVGYTRVVSEEALKKAILDSVPKGTEALNTKAMELGIALAGGKTT; translated from the coding sequence ATGAGGCGCGAAGTCAGGTTCTCCGGGTTTGGCGGGCAGGGGATCATTCTCTCCGCGGTTATTCTCGGGCGGGCGGCCGTGATGTATGACCACAAGTTCGCCGTCCAGACCCAGGTGTACGGCCCTGAGGCCCGGGGCGGGGCATCGATGAGCGCGGTGATCATCGATGACGAGGAGATCCTGTACCCCAAGGTGGCAGACCCGGATATCTTTGTGATCATGTCCCAGGAAGGCTTCGAGAAATACGGTGCTGCGGCCCGGAAGGATGCAATTATGATCCTCGATTCCAGCCTTATCCATTCGCGCCCGGATTGTACCTTCCATGAGATCCCGGCAGCGGAGGAAGCAAAGAAAACACTGGGCCGGGACATCGTGGCAAACATTGTCATGCTCGGTGCCCTTGTCGGATATACCCGCGTTGTCAGTGAAGAAGCACTCAAGAAAGCTATCCTTGATTCCGTGCCTAAAGGTACAGAGGCACTCAACACGAAAGCAATGGAGCTCGGGATTGCACTTGCAGGAGGGAAAACAACATGA
- a CDS encoding potassium channel family protein — protein MTDNISFRLQLYLTILMVVVVAGIAGMIIFENRTPLDAFYFVVVTISTVGFGDIHPVTAAGKVLTIGIILAGVGCFVGLAASTLDLMIENRERTLRLRNLNMIVGVFFSEAGTRLLRCFSGHDPHVAEIRSVLLVSNQWSDEDFSRAITVLNAHRPVLDSRSISLPDLKKFLSGHRNFLLSLFGNPQIIEHEDFTPLLQAVFHLAEELAARENLTDLPASDYAHLSGDINRVYGLLIVDWLMYMRHLKKHYPYLFSLAMRTNPFDTNASAVVR, from the coding sequence GTGACCGACAACATCTCCTTCCGGCTGCAGCTGTATCTCACCATCCTTATGGTGGTGGTGGTCGCCGGCATTGCCGGGATGATTATTTTTGAAAACCGTACCCCGCTCGATGCGTTCTATTTTGTCGTGGTGACCATCTCAACGGTGGGTTTTGGGGATATCCACCCGGTGACTGCTGCCGGCAAGGTGCTCACGATCGGTATCATTCTTGCCGGGGTCGGTTGTTTTGTGGGCCTTGCGGCTTCAACCCTTGACCTGATGATCGAGAACCGTGAACGGACGTTACGGCTGCGTAACCTCAATATGATCGTGGGCGTCTTTTTTTCGGAAGCAGGTACCCGCCTGCTCCGGTGTTTCTCGGGCCATGATCCGCATGTTGCTGAGATCCGATCTGTTCTGCTGGTCTCGAACCAATGGTCGGATGAAGATTTTTCCCGGGCCATCACCGTTCTGAATGCACACCGCCCGGTACTGGATAGCAGAAGCATCAGCCTGCCCGATCTCAAAAAGTTCCTTTCCGGGCACAGGAATTTCCTGCTCTCGCTCTTTGGGAACCCGCAGATCATCGAACACGAAGATTTCACCCCGCTTCTCCAGGCCGTGTTCCACCTTGCCGAGGAACTGGCGGCGCGCGAGAATCTCACTGACCTTCCGGCATCAGATTATGCCCACCTTTCCGGGGATATCAACCGGGTTTATGGCCTCCTGATCGTAGACTGGCTCATGTACATGCGCCATTTAAAGAAACATTACCCGTACCTGTTCTCCCTTGCAATGCGGACCAATCCCTTCGATACAAACGCATCGGCAGTAGTACGGTGA
- a CDS encoding type II toxin-antitoxin system HicB family antitoxin, producing MKYTVILDPDERGGYTVTVHGLPGCISEGKTKEDALANIKDAIGLYEEMLDKDLKKKSPNATEIEIEV from the coding sequence ATGAAATATACGGTCATTCTTGACCCGGATGAACGGGGTGGGTATACCGTTACTGTTCACGGGTTGCCCGGGTGCATATCTGAGGGGAAGACAAAGGAGGATGCCCTTGCCAATATTAAGGATGCCATTGGCCTATACGAGGAGATGTTGGACAAAGATCTAAAAAAGAAGTCGCCTAACGCAACGGAAATCGAAATTGAGGTATAA
- a CDS encoding DUF5806 family protein, translating to MEDNSQDVINKYKKFKKVDGATYRKVNQFLRKRTYITAREWALARLCTDFRTSGGAEMTFIGRHLPELVPFMEEQYSPQAVNQARHSFKKKVRKASATFFYGAMCGFFTTDELDDLLFEASEVSRFLLEVEGTTLDIDEEIDIEDRITRVMRSVGETAKTILTQRTENTHTDEEDTPSENPKEPHDKETRFPETNKPPNPENSPVLQPEDNAVEFPTRPDQMAKTQSQSPRQNGHELFTTTQAIPSSYPDEKNSDTLSMNSSGNTNEGLQP from the coding sequence ATGGAAGATAACAGCCAAGATGTGATCAATAAATACAAGAAATTCAAAAAAGTCGACGGCGCCACATACCGAAAAGTAAACCAGTTTCTGCGCAAACGTACCTATATCACGGCCCGAGAATGGGCGCTGGCCCGGTTGTGCACGGACTTTCGGACGTCCGGAGGGGCTGAAATGACCTTTATCGGGAGACATCTCCCGGAACTGGTCCCCTTCATGGAGGAACAGTACTCTCCCCAGGCTGTGAACCAGGCACGCCATTCATTCAAGAAAAAAGTACGAAAAGCAAGCGCCACCTTTTTCTACGGGGCAATGTGCGGATTCTTTACCACGGACGAACTCGATGACCTCCTCTTTGAGGCAAGCGAAGTTTCACGATTTCTTCTGGAGGTTGAAGGAACGACACTGGATATCGATGAGGAGATTGATATCGAGGACAGGATCACCAGAGTTATGCGAAGCGTCGGGGAAACCGCAAAGACGATCCTCACTCAGAGAACCGAAAATACTCATACTGATGAAGAGGATACCCCCTCAGAAAATCCTAAAGAACCTCATGACAAGGAGACAAGATTTCCTGAAACAAACAAGCCGCCCAACCCAGAAAATTCTCCTGTTCTTCAGCCAGAGGATAACGCAGTCGAATTCCCTACTCGTCCAGATCAGATGGCAAAAACACAGTCACAGTCTCCCCGACAGAATGGACATGAACTCTTCACAACCACTCAGGCTATCCCCTCTTCATACCCTGATGAAAAAAATTCTGATACTCTTTCGATGAACTCCTCCGGGAACACCAACGAGGGTTTACAACCATGA
- the mobB gene encoding molybdopterin-guanine dinucleotide biosynthesis protein B — MKIIPVTGRSNSGKTTFICKLIPELKIYGTVGVIKHLGDHEYRLEEGKDTTLFFENGADLTTGIDAGKSVVTFRSNSLDMMLYLYKQQDIDFAVIEGFKKYPFPKIVIGDLQDDTGILRNPTVDQVIASLSSFEDY; from the coding sequence ATGAAGATAATTCCGGTTACTGGCCGTTCAAATTCGGGAAAGACCACCTTTATCTGCAAGCTTATTCCCGAACTCAAAATTTATGGAACGGTTGGTGTGATAAAACACCTCGGGGATCATGAATACCGGCTAGAAGAAGGGAAAGATACTACCCTCTTTTTTGAGAACGGTGCAGATCTCACCACAGGAATTGATGCCGGTAAATCGGTCGTAACGTTCCGTTCCAACTCTCTTGATATGATGCTTTATCTGTATAAACAGCAGGACATCGATTTCGCAGTTATTGAAGGATTCAAGAAGTATCCGTTCCCGAAGATTGTTATTGGGGATCTTCAGGATGATACCGGTATCCTGCGAAACCCGACAGTCGATCAGGTAATCGCCTCCCTATCCTCCTTCGAAGATTATTAA
- a CDS encoding transposase, whose translation MPLVKKYLDGRLNLKIKANCRYSQNTYLKLLVHTAINKNYAEGGSADFKHKCNLDGMIYGFEPFIKNCPDGDTLLYHIKKFNDDELYPVFDSINEGIVQQAIRAGTIPPMVTVAIDCTDVPYYGKKTDPMVVGKKPEKGTNYSHRYASITIVEGGLRYTLKTLAVSKHVLISDVVSALLLDASKLVKISHVLLDRGFYTVDVITVLKKHDYKFVIPGKMTPPIVDLIRKQDVPAIKRHKIGTRSKFVYANLVVVNDTEGKKCAFITNIEDFNAATALCKTADEIFKVGSPQYSKRWGIETTYRVTKHDFLAKTTSKNPVVRLFYMLLAVCLYNLWQLANMRLPESPVQKVKKYELPARIFGAIVLGCLRMFDSGPPKWLIAPYSGSGTTVAG comes from the coding sequence ATGCCACTAGTTAAAAAATACCTCGATGGCCGATTAAATTTAAAAATTAAGGCGAATTGCAGATATTCGCAAAATACCTACCTGAAACTCCTAGTTCACACTGCAATAAATAAAAATTATGCAGAGGGTGGCTCGGCAGATTTCAAGCATAAGTGCAATCTCGATGGCATGATCTACGGATTCGAACCATTCATTAAAAATTGCCCTGACGGAGATACATTACTTTACCACATTAAAAAATTCAACGATGATGAGCTGTATCCGGTTTTTGACAGTATAAATGAGGGAATAGTCCAACAAGCAATCCGGGCTGGAACAATACCTCCAATGGTCACCGTAGCAATAGATTGTACTGATGTGCCCTACTACGGAAAGAAAACCGATCCGATGGTAGTTGGGAAAAAACCGGAAAAAGGTACCAATTATTCACATAGGTATGCGAGCATTACTATCGTTGAAGGGGGGTTAAGATATACATTAAAAACCCTTGCTGTGAGCAAACATGTCTTGATATCCGACGTAGTCAGTGCGTTACTTCTTGACGCAAGCAAGCTGGTAAAGATTAGTCACGTGTTACTTGACCGGGGATTCTATACCGTTGATGTGATTACAGTATTGAAAAAGCATGACTACAAGTTCGTTATTCCCGGAAAAATGACCCCGCCCATTGTAGATCTGATAAGGAAGCAAGATGTACCGGCGATAAAACGGCATAAAATTGGAACCCGCTCAAAATTTGTATATGCCAATCTTGTGGTTGTTAATGACACTGAAGGCAAGAAATGTGCTTTTATTACCAACATTGAGGATTTTAATGCTGCAACGGCGCTTTGCAAGACCGCGGATGAAATTTTCAAAGTCGGGTCGCCTCAGTATTCCAAAAGATGGGGTATTGAAACAACCTACAGGGTAACCAAACACGATTTCCTAGCAAAAACAACCTCGAAGAATCCTGTTGTCAGATTATTCTACATGCTCTTGGCAGTATGTCTTTACAACCTGTGGCAGCTTGCCAACATGAGATTACCCGAATCACCTGTTCAAAAGGTTAAAAAATACGAGTTGCCTGCCAGAATTTTTGGAGCAATAGTGCTGGGTTGTCTTCGAATGTTTGATTCGGGGCCGCCGAAGTGGTTAATTGCACCATATTCTGGCTCGGGTACGACTGTAGCAGGATGA